AATTTATCTTTCTTATGGATATAATTTTCTAATTATATCAGAATTCTACGAAGATTTTCTTACTTgaacaaaattttgatttctagaaCAATTACTGCTGCTTCAACCCGGAAAGATGGTGGTTCTGGCTCATCTGATACTGGAATGAACTGGCTGATGTTTGAGTTGTTATGGAGAGATTTCTTCAGGTAACCGATATATCCTGAAAGCTGGCCTTGCTATAAAGTAGGTTATACTTGTGCCTGTGTCCCATGCAATAGGAAGCAGGCATTTCCTCAAAAAGAAGAAGGGTTCAGAGGCCTTGACTATGTTTTCTGGCCATGAATAAATATAAGATTGATGTCTGGCTAGACTGCAGAGGCAATCTCCCTGCAGCATAACAGGGAATGTTGTTCAGCTTCAGTGAGGAGGCTGACAGTGTGACATGTCCCACATCTAGGATGCCTGGCATTTCAAGCGTATGTACGCTTTTGGTTAAAATTCCTTTGCCTTTCTGATTGATCAGAGGTGGTACTTGCACTGTTAAAGCCGATGTGTCGACATGATATCCTGGGATCTATGCTCCTAAGTTGATTGATATAATCGCAAACCTAGACATCCATCAAATAGGGAGTCTTTCTGAGTCAATTGCTATACGTAATTTCATGGTTGGTTGATCAGAAGTGATACCTGCTCTATTCTAGTTTATATATTGGCCAACTATCTTGGGATTGGATTCTCAAGTTCGATATACACACAAATGACTGCTGGACTGTTCTCACCCAGTGAATTGAAAAAGTAATTGTCTTGAATCTACTTTAGGGCACAACTGATTAAGGACCTAGATAGAATTGATCCAGCTGGTAAGCAGTTGCAATGACATAGAACTGAGTTATTTTGGTTCTACTTTAGGGAAGCTGATGTTCGTTTACCTTCAGCTCTGATGGGGGTGGGTCAACTCACTCCACTAAAGAACCAACCAGGGTTCCACAAGAACTTGAACACACTGTTGCAAGCATGGTTTAAAATATCGGTACTGGTCAATACCGATACAGATCGTTCTGGATCTGATGGTTTTACCCTCATTTTTGGTGAATTTTTTTTGGACATATTTACCCCTGAATCGGACTTTGATCGATATGGGTTCGGCCGTTCGGGCACCCAATACGAATTCTGTAGACCATGGTTTCTAGTCCCGTTTGTGGTTTGATTTGCAGGCTCTAATCatgcttttcttttatattcatTTCAGATTCATCACCAAGAAATACAGCTCTACCAAGAAACAGCTTGCTAGTGCTGCAGCTACAGGTTGCACTGGTGCCCTTGCTTGAGTGAGAACTAGTAAAGTGAAAGGAAATTCCAGATGTGAATTGAACTTGACCTTTTCTCTGGCTAATGATCTGTCAAAGAAGGTGCAGTGGAGATGCcactgtttctgtttcttgggAGGTGGCAGTTTTGGTCTGGAGACATTTTGTAAGTTTGTATATCCTtacaataaggaaattctggggAAACGGATATTAACTTGGGGGATATGTGTGTAGTACTGTGCTGATGAACTCAACATTCTCTATCTCAAGTTTATTTCTTAaccttaaaagaaaaattcaacttTGTTTCTTGTATGTCAATTCTCTTTGCATTGCTTTGCTGAATGGGATCCTTCTTTAACTACCTGAGATTGGGATTAGAATCTGTTCGGGTAATCTGAAGGATCCATTGTGCATATTCTTTCTTGCTTGGCCATTTTTTGGTCAAAGGGAAATCTATTCATGATAATCTTGCGTAATAGCTATGGTTTCATTTACACACAGTTCATGAAACCAGGGTGTGGAATTAGGTCAGACTGTCTTCGGCACCAATGACACTGCCTTCATGACAAGTGTATGAACTACACAATTTGCTCCTcttggaataaaagagaaaatatattcagcaaagagaaaatatattcaGCAAAGGAGGAAGCTAAATGCCTAATATCTCTGAGAAGTGGGTCAACATCAAGAACGCAAGATCGTCGTTGGTTGTTGATGCAGCTGATAAGTTCAGCATTGTTCAATTCCTTTAGGCCCTAGACCACCTTTTGGATGGTGTTCTAAGTATTTTTGAAGAATTAAGACACTCTCACAGTGTCATATTGTTTAAATTTTAACATTAAATGAGTATATGTTTCATTCAGTCAAAGTTTTGTCTAAAACGGTGATATATTATATAACATTCAaaaccttatctcaacttaatagGGGTCAGGTATATAGAGATTTCAAGCAAGGATGAGGGGaaggatccatacaaaacaatTGACAAGTAATGGTcaattataataagtgtcggTTGTCAATCTCACACACCATTATAAATCATTCACATGCTTATAACGCGAGACTATAATAAGATATTGGCTATCTACCTGACGTAATATATGGATCGATCAAGCCAAAACGTCCTACATGCATAGCCACCACCATGAAGATAATTCATCAtccaacctacttttatgaaatgaaaaataacgaAAATAACAATTCGAGCACAACTCTGCAAGCAGAAACCAttattttatctaataaatttaTCCCTTCCTAAACAGTGAAATATTATGGTATGCTTTTAATGCATCTTAGGTTTATTCTGGCAAAGTCCTCTTGCATCAAGGTTTCAAAAAGTGGATATGGATTTGGTGAATCACCAGATTTAAATCGGAAACTCGAAATTGGGTATGGAAACAATTTGAATCGGCTGATTTTGCGATTTCAATTCCATTTTTACGATTTCAATTCCATTTTTAAAACCACGAAATCAGCCAATCCACCATCCCCATTTACCTGGTGATCTGACAAAGTATGAACAACTCAGGATCAGTCTGCTTGAATATGAGTTTTAAAATATTGTCTGGCTTAAACTAGTCATTTATGATTGGCTTCCTTGCTACTGTTTTGTGAAGAATGAAgccatttttttcaaatatattatGATTTGGTTGCTCTCCTAATTCTGTTTTCTCCAAAGTAATTGTCTAGTGTCTCTTTCAAGTTGGAAATCAATCTGTGAGAACAACCACTAAGAAACATGAAGAAAATGAAcagattaaataaaaatgatacaGAGATTTAACATGGTTCACACGCCGATGTGATGTATTACGTCCATGGGCGAGGatgaagatgattcactatttGATGGAAGAAATATTACAATGAAGATCTCTCAAACTTGCGGCAAGAATTCTCACCCAGAAAAACTAACTCGAAAAtccacttttttttcttgttcctcTTTGAAAATGGTGGATGGAATCACCAATAATCTTTACAAGAGCATAAACCATGTTTGAAGTGGTGAAATCGATTGCAATCTCTAACAGTGATCTCCCGGTCAAAAATCCTAGATATCATCTTAATGGCATCATGACAGTCACCACATATCCTGAGGTTCTTAACAATACGTATCAGTGTACCTGGACTTGTCATCAGAAAGCCGAAGGCAACTGCCAGCTTCTCACTATGAAAGGACAGGGCTAATTCCCTCCCTTCCTCGTCCAAGTCCAGTAATACCTCCCCTGTTCTTCCCACATAACCCTCcatcttcaatttcttcattATCTCCTCGAGCATCAAATAGATCTCACGAGCTTCTGGATGTGATTCATCCCCAACAAGAAACTCATGTAGGATACCCCCCACCTCAACCATGCTACATCCAGGGAGCTTCTTGATACTCTTTGCTTCCATTTGATCTCTCACATATCTTACATCGTCCCACCTACCCATCTTTGCATAAACATTTGATAGAAGCACAAAGGCCCCACTATTAGTGGGTTCTAACTTGATCAGTTGTTTGAGGGAAAGCTCACATATCTTGATGCTACCGTGCATCCTAGAACCATTGAGAAGGGCTCCCCACACAAGGACATCAGGTTCCATAGGCATAGATTTTATCACATTCAATGCCTCATCAATCAGCCCAGCTCTTCCATAAAGGTCCACAATGCAACCATAGTGCTGGATCAGGGGAGTAATACCAAACTCCTCACTCATCCTCTTCAAATAGGTCTTCCCCTCACTCACAAAGCCCCCATGTACACAAGCACAAAGAATACCCAAGAATGTAATAGCATTAGGCCTCACCCCTTGATCTTGCATCCTTGAGAATAAGGCAAAACACTCTTCTCCTAACCCATGCATCGCCAAGCCTGAGATCATCACACTCCAAGCCATCACATCCTTGTTAGGACCCAAATTGTCAAACACAGACCTTGCCTTTTCAATACTTCCACATTTAGCATACATATCTATCAAAGAAGTCCCCAACACCACATTCATTTCCATTCCACATTTGTCGACATAAGCATGTGCCCACTTACCATGCTCTAGTGCACCTAACCGTCCACAGGCTGAAAGAACACTGGACATGGTGAACTCATTTGGCCGCACAGTATCCAATTCCAATGACTGCATATCTCGAAATAATGATAGTGCTTCTCTATATTCACCACATCTCGTATACCCATTTATCATACAACTCCAAGAGATAACATTTCGTTGAGGCATTCTATCAAAAATCTGCCGGGCAGTACCAATAAAACCTATTTTGACATTGGATGCAATgatggaattccaagagggcAAGTCAGGATTTGGAATCTCATCAAAGATTTGGTGGGCAGAATTTGAATCGCCACAAGAGGAGTACATACTGATAAGAGAGGTTTGGGTGAAGGGGTCAGAGGCGAGGCCCAAGCAAAGAATGTGAGCGTGTACTTGCGTTCCTAATTGGAGATGACAAGGAGAATCGAAAGATTGGAGGAGGAAAGGGAAGGTATGGAAGTCGGGTTCGACGCCATGGCAGCGCATGCGCAGGTAAACGGATAGAGGGGAAACGGCAGAGACGGCTGGTCGATCCCTGGATTGGGCATGGGCTCGTATTAGGGTGTTCCAGGTGAAAGAATCAACGGTCGGGTGGGAAAGGTGGAGAGACGGATGAGTCGAAGATACGAGCTTCGTAGACACTCTCATTGCAAGCTGGGGAAGGCGGGAAAGCTTCCCCAACCTACTTGAGAAGGGCAACGGTATTTTGAATTCGGAACTTATTTTTTGATGAACTTTTGAATTCAGAGATTAGAAGGGCTTCAGTCCACGCCAAGAATAACTATTACAATATTACATATTCAAAAGGACAGTGACATCTGTGAGTGTTTCTAAACTCAATTAATGCTAACGGACCTAACTAAGGCTAATTTTGATGGTTATCACACCATTAGGTAACCATGATTGAGTTAACCATTACCCCATGAGAAAAGCCACAGGCCACAACATAAGAGACACTTACATGGATTTTTAAGGTAAGACTTAGAGCTGTGTCTATTTCATTCTCTATTTTCACCTGAACACTAACTTAGGTATTGGAGCCTCTTTCTTGGGGTTATCCTCTAACCCAGTTTCTAACACACGACAACACTTTTGCTTCTAAATATACTCCTCTTTACCCTTGTAATGATAGAAAGTGGGACAATGTCATGATCAAGTGGTAGTGGCATAACAGTTAGCTATCAACGTTTGAACTGAACGGATCTATAATCAATTTCTAACTTCTGGAACAACAATTGCTTAGTGCAGTTGGTGTATAAAAAATCCCATGTTCGCCAAGAGGttccaagaggtctcaagtttgaacctcttggctgTTAGGGAGACCCATTTAATCATGATATTATAATATGGTTTTTAATTCCAATCAATTTTCCTTCGTGATAAAATATAAAGCTCTTGAAAACTATTATTTATTGCTAAATCTTAaggagaattaaaaacaaaataatgggTTAAGAActctaaaaataataataataataataataataataataggccaagaagatgaagaatagaTTTTTAAGAATGAGAATATAAATACCATACCGAACACAATTCCCATTTTAAGTTGAGAATGCATTTTTCACTTTGAGAAtgtattccaagaatgcaaacCAAACACAGCCTGAATATGATCTGAAGCTTCTCTTCACCCGTCTCCGCTGCCGACCTTTTTGCTCGTTTTGGCTTAAACCATCGTGACTTCATGTATTGGAACATTACCCCTCCCTCTTTTGCTGCTCCTGTGTTGCATTTAAGACTTGTAATTTGGGCAAAAAGGGTCGAGTTGCTCTAGAGAAGACGAAGCATGGAGGAAGAATTCGAAGACGACATACCTTGTTCTTCCATTGCTGTTGATTCCATCACTCGTTTCGCAACGGTAACTatctttccattttcttcttctccttcttcttctttgtaatATTATTATCGCTCGAATGAAACTGTGATGGCGTTTCAGGCAGGAACCATCTGGGGTTTGTGTATAGGTCCATACGATGGTCGGAAGAGAGGTAAATGAAACACTGGTACTCTtcgattcctttttttttccccgtgATTCAATCAACCCGAGAATTTGAGATATGAACTGAACttctgttttggttttaggtCTTGCTGGCGTTGCTCGTGCATCTTTTGTGGTAGAACTCTCTCTGATTTCAGTATTATTGCAACATTATAGCCCATTGCAAAATTTAaccatttatatccttatcagGGTTTATGAACTTCATGTTTGTCTGATGGTTGCCTTATGTGACTGTCTCTTTTACAGGTAAAGTCAGCTGGCAGATATGGCTTACAATCTGGTAATTCCCTCGACGTGGAATTTTGTAATATAGCAATGTGTTTGTGAATTGCTTTTTATCATTGGGTATCTTATGGGCATCTCTGATGCTACCGGCAGAAATAGGAAGGAGAAACAAGGCTGATTGATTTCTTGTTTTAGGCCAGTTTTGTGTAACCTGCaactctttatttatttctaaatCCTGATCTGTTTAGCCTGAAACATTACCGATCATCTCTGTTCATCTGTCCTCAAATTCCCTATCAGTGCACTTTTTGTTCCAGTTATGATTTCATACCCATTTCATTTCCTACTAGTGAATCTGTTGTTCCAATTATCATTTCATACCCATTTCATTACCTTGCTCTCTTCTGGCCGCTAGCTATTTTCAGTCCAATTATACCCTGCTATACGTAACTCTCATTTCCCCTCTTTAGCTACTAGCACTTTTGAGTCTAAAACCCTGATTAGGGGTAGGGTTTCCATAGTGCCAGTGTGCCAGCAATCTCAGACTACTAGTGTAATACCAAATTTAACTCGTTTATGTCAATATAATGACAGCAAAGTTCTTGATACTAGAAATTATCTTGAATCCTCTCTTTTGACAATGAAAAAATAGCTACATGTATACATCTCTGACATTGGAACTCTGTCAAATTTCATCTGGCACGGAAGTACTGAGTATGCTTCCTTTATCATGTCTCTTGCTTTCATTTAGAAATATTGTTTTCTATCCACCAAATTTTCACTGCtccaaatttaaaaatatactTCTTGCACATTCACTTGCCACTGTTGACCGggtatgtcacaccccgttcacacagaaccgggccagtgaccgggttaacaccggttaacccaaacctgccaagatcatctgatacagtattccacctcagcatacacacaactaagaaagagctcatcagttcagcggaatacttggtttacctgtgaatattcctataatacatgatacccgaattgtgatacaatagttaaatacatgtgggcccgaaggcatgatatttacacaataaaagtataattcacACATCAAGTACACAataggaatcatcaaaaatcagagtgtacagctcagctcggtatcaaagcttagagctcagctcggtatcaaagcttgagcccagctcggcatctcaaggtagagctcagctcggc
This Macadamia integrifolia cultivar HAES 741 chromosome 10, SCU_Mint_v3, whole genome shotgun sequence DNA region includes the following protein-coding sequences:
- the LOC122091925 gene encoding pentatricopeptide repeat-containing protein At3g62890; this encodes MRVSTKLVSSTHPSLHLSHPTVDSFTWNTLIRAHAQSRDRPAVSAVSPLSVYLRMRCHGVEPDFHTFPFLLQSFDSPCHLQLGTQVHAHILCLGLASDPFTQTSLISMYSSCGDSNSAHQIFDEIPNPDLPSWNSIIASNVKIGFIGTARQIFDRMPQRNVISWSCMINGYTRCGEYREALSLFRDMQSLELDTVRPNEFTMSSVLSACGRLGALEHGKWAHAYVDKCGMEMNVVLGTSLIDMYAKCGSIEKARSVFDNLGPNKDVMAWSVMISGLAMHGLGEECFALFSRMQDQGVRPNAITFLGILCACVHGGFVSEGKTYLKRMSEEFGITPLIQHYGCIVDLYGRAGLIDEALNVIKSMPMEPDVLVWGALLNGSRMHGSIKICELSLKQLIKLEPTNSGAFVLLSNVYAKMGRWDDVRYVRDQMEAKSIKKLPGCSMVEVGGILHEFLVGDESHPEAREIYLMLEEIMKKLKMEGYVGRTGEVLLDLDEEGRELALSFHSEKLAVAFGFLMTSPGTLIRIVKNLRICGDCHDAIKMISRIFDREITVRDCNRFHHFKHGLCSCKDYW